TGCGTTGCCATCCGCATCCCCTTCTCGACAGTGGCGTAGATCACCAGTATTCTTTAAGGCTGGTCTGACCACACAGCTCCGATTGAACCCACCTGCACCCGGAAAGGACGCCTTACATGGCTGACCCTGCGAACCACACCGGCACCACCACACCCGCCGGCACCACGACACCACCCGCGTTCTCCAAGATCCTCGTCGCCAACCGCGGCGAAATCGCGGTGCGTGCCTTCCGCGCCGCCTACGAAACCGGGGCATCCACCGTCGCGGTCTACCCCCGCGAAGACCGCAACTCCTTCCACCGCTCCTTCGCCGATGAGGCGGTACGCATCGGCACCGAGGGTTCGCCCGTCAAGGCATACCTCAACATCGACGAGATCATCCGCGCCGCAAAGCAGACCGGGGCTGACGCCGTCTACCCCGGTTACGGCTTCCTCTCGGAGAATGCGGAACTCGCCCGCAGGTGCGCCGAGAACGGCATCACCTTCATCGGCCCATCCCCGGAGACCCTGGACCTCACCGGCGACAAGTCCGCCGCGGTCGAGGCGGCCCGCCGGGCCGGACTCCCGATCCTCGACGATTCAGCCCCTAGCGAGGACATCGACGAGCTCGTCTCCTTCGCAGAAGGACGCACCTACCCGCTGTTCGTCAAGGCTGTCGCGGGTGGCGGAGGACGCGGCATGCGCTTCGTCGGTTCCCCCGACGAACTGGCAGAGAAGGCCGCCGAGGCGTCCCGTGAGGCCGCCGCGGCTTTCGGTGACGGTCGTGTCTACATCGAACGTGCGGTGATCAACCCGCAGCACATCGAGGTGCAGATCCTCGGCGACACCCAGGGCGACATCATCCACCTCTTCGAGCGTGACTGTTCCCTTCAACGTCGTCACCAGAAGGTCGTGGAGATCGCCCCGGCCCAGCACATCTCCGAGGAACTGCGCGACCGGATCTGCGCGGACGCGGTGACGTTCTGCAAGTCGATCAACTACTACGGTGCCGGCACCGTGGAGTTCCTCGTCGACGAGAACGAGAACCACGTCTTCATCGAGATGAACCCGCGCATCCAGGTCGAGCACACGGTGACCGAGGAGGTCACCTCCATCGACCTGGTGAAGTCGCAGATGAACATCCTCGCGGGCGCGTCCCTCGAGGATCTGGGCCTGAGCCAGGACAGCGTCCAGCTGCGTGGCGCCGCCCTGCAGACCCGTATCACCACCGAGGACCCGAACAACGGTTTCCGCCCGGACACCGGCACCATCACCGCGTACCGCTCCCCGGGTGGAGCGGGTGTGCGCCTCGACGGCGCCGCGTCCCTCGGTGGCGAGATCACCGCTCACTTCGACTCGATGCTGGTGAAGATGACCTGCCGTGGTGCGGACTTCGCCCAGGCGGTCACCCGTGCCCAGCGCGCCCTCAACGAGTTCACCGTCTCCGGTGTCGCCACCAACATCGGTTTCCTGCGAGCGCTGCTGCGTGAGGACGACTTCCAGAACAAGCGCATCTCCACCTCCTTCATCGCCGACCACCCGTGGCTGCTGCAGGCCCCGCCGGCCGATGATGAGCCGGGCCGACTGCTCGACTACCTGGCCGACGTGACCGTCAACCGGCCCAACAGCGGGCGCCCGACGGACATCGTCCCGCGCCGTAAGCTGCCGGCCGTCGTCGCCCAGCGCGACGCGAAGTCCGCTGGCGAGGGCGTCATGGCGCCGCCGGTGCCGCTCGGCACCCGCGACCGGCTCCTCGAAGTTGGTCCGGCGGAGTTCGCCCGGCAGCTGCGCGCACAGAAGCCCCTGGCTGTCACGGACACCACCTTCCGTGACGCCCACCAGTCCCTGCTCGCCACCCGCGTGCGCACCACCTCCCTGGTCTCCGCGGCGGAGGCCGTCGCCCGGCTCACCCCGGAGCTGCTCTCCGTCGAGGCCTGGGGCGGTGCAACCTACGACGTCGCACTGCAGTTCCTCCACGAGGACCCGTGGGAGCGGCTGGACCAGCTACGCGAGGCGATGCCGAACACCAACATCCAGATGCTGTTGCGCGGCCGCAACACCGTCGGGTACACCCCGTACCCGGACGTGGTCTGCAGGTCCTTCGTCACCGAGGCCGCGAAGAGTGGTGTGGACATCTTCCGCATCTTCGACGCCCTCAACGACATCGACCAGATGCGCACCGCCGTCGACGCGGTCCTGGAGACGGGCACGGGTGTCGCCGAGGTTGCGATGGCCTACGCTGGTGACCTCTCGAACCCTGCCGAAGACCTCTACACCCTCGACTACTACCTGCATCTGGCCGAGCAGATCGTCGAGTCCGGCGCCCACGTCCTGGCAATCAAGGACATGGCCGGACTGCTCCGCCCGCAGGCTGCGTCCACCCTCGTGTCCGCACTCCGGTCCAACTTCGACCTGCCCGTGCACGTACACACCCACGACACCGCCGGCGGCCAGCTCGCCACCTACCTCGCCGCGGCGGACGCCGGCGCGGATGCGGTGGACGGTGCTGCCGCGTCGATGGCAGGGACCACCTCCCAGCCGTCGCTGTCCGCGATCGTCGCCGCCTTCGCCCACACCGACCGGGACACCGGCATCTCGCTGGACGCGGTGAACTCCCTGGAGCCGTACTGGGAGGCCGTCCGCTCCCTCTACAGCCCGTTCGAGTCCGGCCTCGCCGGTCCGACGGGCCGGGTCTACACCCACGAGATCCCCGGTGGTCAGCTGTCCAACCTGCGGACCCAGGCCACCGCTCTCGGCCTCGGAGACCGTTTCGAGCTCATCGAGGACGCCTACGCCGGTGTCAACAAGCTGCTCGGTCGTCCGACCAAGGTCACCCCGTCCTCCAAGGTCGTCGGCGATCTCGCGCTACACCTCGTCGGTGCCGGTGTGACGGTCGAGGAGTTCGCCGCAGACCCGCAGAAGTACGACATCCCTGCCAGTGTGATCGCCTTCCTGCGCGGTGAGTTGGGCACGCCGCCCGGTGGCTGGCCGGAGCCGCTGCGTACGAAGGCCCTAGAGGGCCGCGCATCCACCGCCTCCCGTGTCACCGAGGTCCCGGCTGAGGAGGAGGATCACCTGAACGGTGACTCCTCCGAGGAGCGCCGGGCCTCGCTGAGCCGCCTGCTGTTCCCGAAGGAGTCGGAGGGCTTCGCCGAGCACAAGCGCAACTTCGGTGACGTGTCGATCCTGTCGGACCGGCAGTTCTTCTACGGCCTCGAGGAGGGTGAGGAGACGGTGGTGCGGATCAAGGGCAACCCTCCGATGGTGGTCCGCCTGGATGCCGTCGGTGAACCCGACGAGAAGGGCATGCGCCAGGTCGTGATGAACGTCAACGGCCAGATCCGCCCGATGCGGGTGCGGGACCGGTCGGTGGAGTCGGTCACCGCAGCCGCCGAGAAGGCAGACCCGTCCCTGGCCGGTCACGTCGCCGCACCATTCGCCGGGGCCGTCACGGTCACCGCCAAGGTGGGTGACACGGTCGCTGCCGGTGATGCGGTGGCGGTGATCGAGGCGATGAAGATGGAGGCGTCAATCACCGCCCCGGTCGCCGGCAGGATCGCCCGGGTGGTGATGAGCCAACCAACGAAGGTTGAAGGCGGCGACCTCCTCGCCGTCGTGGAGTAAGCAGTCGTGGAGTAAGCAGTCGTGGAGTAGCGAGACCGCTGCTGGAGTTCACAGCATTCCCCTGAAAGGTCTCCTCCGAAATAGTTCTAGCCCCGTGCACGCATCCTCACCGGATGTGTGCACGGGGCTAGAACTATTTCCACCGCTGGGCAGTCGGTGTCGCCGGCAGTGTCCGCAGCGTCGGCGCCTGGCCCACACCTTTGAAGGCGACACGCTCTAGACGACAGGCCCTCTGGACCCGTCCACGACCCGTTTCATCACCATGGTGGAGTTCAACCGCTCCACCCCTGGCAAAGTGCCGAGCACGGAATCGTAGAGTTCCTGGTAGCCGGCCATATCGCGGGTCAGTGTCCGCAGGATATAGTCCGTCTCCCCGAAGAGCCGCTCTGCCGAGACGATGGCCGGCTCTGCTTCGACAGCGTCCTCAAACGCGGCGACGGTGGCCTGGTCAGTTCTGCCCATGGTCACCATGACCAGCGCCTCGAAGGTGAGACCGAGCGCCTCGGGATCCACCGCGGCATGGTACCCGCGGATCACCCCCGTGTTCTCGAGATCACGGAGCCGACGGTGACATGTCGACACACTCAACCGCGCCTGGTCGGCAAGGTCCGTGACGCTCATCCGTCCATCCTCCTGGAGCAGTGATACTATTTTCCGGTCAATCGCATCCATGGAAGATATCTTCCCACACATGCCCGGATAGACGCCGAAACTTCGAAACACATTCCCCACTACCTGCAATAAGCTTTCATGTTATGGAAGCTACTCTGGTCCTGCAGTTCGCAGTCACGGCCGCACTACTGACTCTGGTCCCCGGCGCGGACTGGGCCTACGTCATCAGCACAGGCACCCGCAGCCGGTCCGTCGTCCCTCCCGTTCTCGGACTCGCCAGCGGATACGTCGTGCTCGTCGCCGCCGTCGCAGTGGGCGTCGGCGCCCTGGTCTCGTCGCACCCGGACGTCCTCACGGTGGTGACGCTCGTCGGCGCCTGTTACATCACATACCTGGGGGTGAGCACCCTGCGAAACCTGCGGGGCGCCGACGGGACCCTACTCCTCACCGACGAGGGATCACCCGCGGACGGCAACGACGGACTGCGCCTTTACCTGCGGGGTATGGGTGTCAGCGGCATCAACCCGAAAGCGATGCTGATGCTGCTCGTCCTCCTGCCGCAGTACCTGACCCCCGACGGATGGAGCTCAACCGCCCAGACCGGACTCCTCGGCAGCATCTTCATCCTCGAGGTCGTCGTAATCTACTTCGGTGTCGCTCTTTTCGCCCGGTCACTGCTGCTGGGTCGGCCTCGACTGAACACCGCAGTGACAGGGGTCTCCGGAGTCCTCCTGACCGGGTTCGGGATCTGGCTGCTCCTGGATGTTCTCGCGTTCTAGAGGATGTCGTCCGGCCGGTAGAACGCGGCCTCCGGGTGGGCGGAGACCAGCGCGTTGATCCGGGCAAGGACCCGGTCGACCTGGTCTTCGGCCGCACCGATGAACGCGTGACGGTCGGCGAGCGCATTGCTCAGCGCGTCTTCGTCGAGCGGAAGCCGCTCATCGGCCGCCAGACGCTGGACGAGGTCCTGGTCCGCACCGTTCTCCCGCATATTGAGCGCCACGGCAACCGCGTTCTCCTTGATGACCTCGTGTGCCGTCTCCCGTCCCACTCCGGCGCGGACCGCCGCCATGAGGATACGGGTGGTGGCGAGGAACGGGAGGTAGCGTTCAAGCTCCCGGTCGATCATCGCCGGGAACGCGCCGAACTCGTCGAGGACGGTGAGGAACGTCTCACACATGCCGTCGAAGGCGAAGAACGCGTCGGGGAGAGCGACACGGCGCACCACCGAGCAGAAGACGTCACCCTCATTCCACTGTGATCCGGCGAGGTCAGAGGCCATGGTCATGTAACCGCGCAGGATGATCTGCATGCCCCCGACACGCTCGCAGGACCGCGCGTTCATCTTGTGCGGCATAGCGGACGAGCCGACCTGCCCCTCCTTGAACCCCTCGGTCACGGTCTCGTTCCCCGCCATCAGGCGGATGGTCATCGACAATGATGACATCGCCGCACCCAGTTCCACCAGAGCAGAGAGGGCATCGAAGTCGAGTGAGCGCGGGTAAACCTGTCCGACGGAGTCGAATATTCTGGCGAAGCCGAGTTCATCGGCGATGATCTGCTCGAGGGCGGCCAACTTCTTCGCGTCACCCCCCAGCAGGTCGAGCATGTCCTGGCTGGTGCCCATCGGCCCCTTGATCCCTCGCAGCGGGTAACGGTCCAGCAGGTTTTCGATACGCTCGATCCCCACCATGAGTTCATCCGCCGCGGAAGCAAAACGCTTGCCCAGGGTCGTCGCCTGTGCCGCGACGTTGTGCGACCGTCCTGCCATCACCAGGGACTTGTACTCCGCGGCATGGCGCCCGATCTGGGCGAGGACGGCGACGGCCTTGTCACGGGCGATGGTCAGCGACCGGTGGATCTGCAGCTGCTCCACGTTCTCGGTCAGATCCCGGCTGGTCATCCCTTTGTGGATGTCCTCGTGGCCCGCCAGCGCATTGAACTCCTCGATGCGCGCCTTCACGTCATGCCGGGTGACCTTTTCACGCTCCGCGATCGAGTCGAGGTCGATGGTGTCGATGACACGCTCGTAGTCGGCGATCGCCACACCGGCGATATCGATGCCCAGGTTCTTCTGCGCCTTCATCACCGCGATCCACAGGCGGCGCTCCATGAGGATCTTGTCCTCAGGGCTCCAGATAGCAGTGAGTTCAGCGGAGGCGTAGCGGTTCGCCAGGACATTCGAGATTTTCTTTTTGTCAGCCACGGCAACCAGTATCCCATAACCAATTGCCACAGTGACTACTGTGCAAGGCTGGTGCCCGGCCCTGGTAGTCACGACTGGTTCGCGATCATCGGTGACCGCGTCGAGGACCTCGAACGATTCAGCACGCGCTGGCAGGGAAAGCCACGCTATCCTAACTCCATGAAACTTCTTCGCGCAGTCGGCGCGGTCCTGGTGCCGGCGGTCGCCGTCGGCTTGTCCCTCAGCTCCTGCTCCTCTGGATCCGGAGACGACACCGCGTCCGATTCACCGGATTCAGCAACCACGTCACAGGCGTTTCCGCTGACCGTGAACCACCATCGCGGATCCACCGAGATCCCCGAAGCGCCCCAACGCATCATCGCCCTCGACAACGCATTCCTTGACTACGCGGTGGACCTGGGCG
The genomic region above belongs to Corynebacterium glyciniphilum AJ 3170 and contains:
- a CDS encoding pyruvate carboxylase, yielding MADPANHTGTTTPAGTTTPPAFSKILVANRGEIAVRAFRAAYETGASTVAVYPREDRNSFHRSFADEAVRIGTEGSPVKAYLNIDEIIRAAKQTGADAVYPGYGFLSENAELARRCAENGITFIGPSPETLDLTGDKSAAVEAARRAGLPILDDSAPSEDIDELVSFAEGRTYPLFVKAVAGGGGRGMRFVGSPDELAEKAAEASREAAAAFGDGRVYIERAVINPQHIEVQILGDTQGDIIHLFERDCSLQRRHQKVVEIAPAQHISEELRDRICADAVTFCKSINYYGAGTVEFLVDENENHVFIEMNPRIQVEHTVTEEVTSIDLVKSQMNILAGASLEDLGLSQDSVQLRGAALQTRITTEDPNNGFRPDTGTITAYRSPGGAGVRLDGAASLGGEITAHFDSMLVKMTCRGADFAQAVTRAQRALNEFTVSGVATNIGFLRALLREDDFQNKRISTSFIADHPWLLQAPPADDEPGRLLDYLADVTVNRPNSGRPTDIVPRRKLPAVVAQRDAKSAGEGVMAPPVPLGTRDRLLEVGPAEFARQLRAQKPLAVTDTTFRDAHQSLLATRVRTTSLVSAAEAVARLTPELLSVEAWGGATYDVALQFLHEDPWERLDQLREAMPNTNIQMLLRGRNTVGYTPYPDVVCRSFVTEAAKSGVDIFRIFDALNDIDQMRTAVDAVLETGTGVAEVAMAYAGDLSNPAEDLYTLDYYLHLAEQIVESGAHVLAIKDMAGLLRPQAASTLVSALRSNFDLPVHVHTHDTAGGQLATYLAAADAGADAVDGAAASMAGTTSQPSLSAIVAAFAHTDRDTGISLDAVNSLEPYWEAVRSLYSPFESGLAGPTGRVYTHEIPGGQLSNLRTQATALGLGDRFELIEDAYAGVNKLLGRPTKVTPSSKVVGDLALHLVGAGVTVEEFAADPQKYDIPASVIAFLRGELGTPPGGWPEPLRTKALEGRASTASRVTEVPAEEEDHLNGDSSEERRASLSRLLFPKESEGFAEHKRNFGDVSILSDRQFFYGLEEGEETVVRIKGNPPMVVRLDAVGEPDEKGMRQVVMNVNGQIRPMRVRDRSVESVTAAAEKADPSLAGHVAAPFAGAVTVTAKVGDTVAAGDAVAVIEAMKMEASITAPVAGRIARVVMSQPTKVEGGDLLAVVE
- a CDS encoding Lrp/AsnC family transcriptional regulator, with protein sequence MSVTDLADQARLSVSTCHRRLRDLENTGVIRGYHAAVDPEALGLTFEALVMVTMGRTDQATVAAFEDAVEAEPAIVSAERLFGETDYILRTLTRDMAGYQELYDSVLGTLPGVERLNSTMVMKRVVDGSRGPVV
- a CDS encoding LysE family translocator is translated as MEATLVLQFAVTAALLTLVPGADWAYVISTGTRSRSVVPPVLGLASGYVVLVAAVAVGVGALVSSHPDVLTVVTLVGACYITYLGVSTLRNLRGADGTLLLTDEGSPADGNDGLRLYLRGMGVSGINPKAMLMLLVLLPQYLTPDGWSSTAQTGLLGSIFILEVVVIYFGVALFARSLLLGRPRLNTAVTGVSGVLLTGFGIWLLLDVLAF
- the purB gene encoding adenylosuccinate lyase gives rise to the protein MVAVADKKKISNVLANRYASAELTAIWSPEDKILMERRLWIAVMKAQKNLGIDIAGVAIADYERVIDTIDLDSIAEREKVTRHDVKARIEEFNALAGHEDIHKGMTSRDLTENVEQLQIHRSLTIARDKAVAVLAQIGRHAAEYKSLVMAGRSHNVAAQATTLGKRFASAADELMVGIERIENLLDRYPLRGIKGPMGTSQDMLDLLGGDAKKLAALEQIIADELGFARIFDSVGQVYPRSLDFDALSALVELGAAMSSLSMTIRLMAGNETVTEGFKEGQVGSSAMPHKMNARSCERVGGMQIILRGYMTMASDLAGSQWNEGDVFCSVVRRVALPDAFFAFDGMCETFLTVLDEFGAFPAMIDRELERYLPFLATTRILMAAVRAGVGRETAHEVIKENAVAVALNMRENGADQDLVQRLAADERLPLDEDALSNALADRHAFIGAAEDQVDRVLARINALVSAHPEAAFYRPDDIL